In Kordia antarctica, the following proteins share a genomic window:
- a CDS encoding beta-ketoacyl synthase chain length factor, whose translation MKLYIKSTACVSPLEITQTDETFEFSIPEHTAANNLQVINPNYKELLSLNSIRRISKFNKIGVFAALKCVENFTVPLDGIIVGTGIGGFGNTEKFLLDMDESLEKNLSPNPFFQSLHSSLSGNIAIATKCDAYNTTYVNKGTSFESAVLDSMMMIQEHPTQHILIGAADEITDDYTKIANRINYFQKEKLPILGEGAAFLVVSGIKTDHEACISGMKTLFMASVAEINEHIQQLLKENKITVNAIDILVSGDETITANLTEINTAFAEIPSIHYKQYVGEYPTSSAFAVWFSEKIIATQHIPKVCKQKRIENIQTILIVNQYLKNTSIILISK comes from the coding sequence ATGAAACTATACATAAAAAGTACCGCTTGTGTGTCACCGTTAGAAATAACGCAGACCGACGAAACTTTTGAGTTCTCAATACCCGAACATACAGCCGCGAATAATTTACAAGTTATCAATCCTAATTACAAAGAATTACTGAGTTTAAACAGTATTCGAAGAATTTCTAAATTCAATAAAATAGGCGTTTTTGCAGCATTAAAATGTGTAGAAAATTTCACAGTTCCATTAGACGGAATTATTGTTGGAACTGGTATTGGAGGATTTGGAAATACTGAAAAATTTTTATTGGACATGGATGAAAGTTTAGAAAAGAACTTGTCGCCAAATCCGTTTTTTCAATCGTTACACAGCTCATTATCCGGAAATATTGCCATTGCAACAAAATGTGATGCGTACAATACAACGTATGTGAACAAAGGTACTTCGTTTGAAAGTGCTGTGTTAGACAGTATGATGATGATTCAGGAACATCCAACACAACACATTCTAATTGGTGCAGCTGATGAAATTACAGATGATTACACCAAAATAGCGAACAGAATCAACTATTTTCAAAAAGAAAAATTACCAATTTTAGGAGAAGGTGCCGCATTTTTAGTAGTCTCAGGAATAAAAACAGATCATGAAGCTTGTATTTCGGGAATGAAAACGCTTTTTATGGCTTCTGTAGCTGAAATTAATGAGCACATTCAACAACTCCTAAAAGAAAATAAAATAACGGTCAATGCTATTGATATCCTAGTTTCTGGAGATGAAACAATCACAGCTAATTTGACTGAAATCAATACCGCTTTCGCAGAAATACCTTCCATACATTACAAACAATATGTGGGCGAATATCCTACTTCTTCAGCATTTGCCGTATGGTTTTCAGAAAAAATAATAGCAACTCAACACATTCCAAAAGTGTGTAAACAGAAACGTATAGAGAACATTCAAACCATTTTAATTGTGAATCAATACTTAAAAAATACGTCTATCATCCTAATTTCAAAATAA
- a CDS encoding glycosyltransferase, which translates to MARIGIIAPPTLGHVNPLLILGKELLKKGHTVVFFQLEEMKHHILDAGIEFHKIGRLIPSDTMKNMKEQLGQLSGIDAMRYWRKRQTGLFKIWFTELPGAIEKEKINFLLVDQSDATGSTIAEAKKIPYVTVCMGLDMDWEKNIPPFFSVRSYDTSPIVLRGNKMAMDEFVKDFDPLFKSINDQREKYGLPVYDPYRNMYPVSPFAQIAQMPSFLDYPRVEKPDYFYNVGPFIDDNPTPIPFPFEKLNGKPLVYISLGTILNLRPDIFNLVGASFKGIEVQLAISLGNKDVDLTLDEFPPETIIVSYAPQKEVLAKAKLCITHGGMNTVMDALSNAVPVLVVPISFDQPGTAGRMKYLNVGEYIQYKALSEVAINKTVKKIFSTNSYYENAAKMKEKFLQLNGRDQAINIIERTINEHV; encoded by the coding sequence ATGGCACGAATAGGAATTATTGCCCCACCAACTTTAGGACACGTAAACCCTTTATTAATTCTTGGAAAAGAACTTCTAAAAAAAGGACATACAGTTGTGTTTTTTCAATTGGAAGAAATGAAACATCACATTTTAGATGCTGGTATTGAGTTTCATAAAATTGGGAGACTTATTCCTTCGGACACCATGAAAAACATGAAGGAACAATTGGGTCAGTTATCAGGTATAGACGCAATGCGATATTGGAGAAAAAGACAAACCGGATTGTTTAAAATTTGGTTTACGGAACTTCCAGGAGCTATTGAAAAAGAAAAAATAAATTTCCTATTAGTAGATCAAAGTGATGCAACAGGTTCCACAATTGCAGAAGCAAAAAAGATTCCGTATGTAACTGTTTGTATGGGTTTAGATATGGATTGGGAAAAAAACATTCCGCCTTTCTTTTCAGTCCGATCTTACGATACTTCGCCTATTGTTTTAAGAGGTAATAAAATGGCGATGGATGAATTTGTAAAAGATTTCGACCCGCTATTTAAAAGTATCAACGATCAGCGTGAAAAATATGGACTTCCAGTGTATGATCCATATAGAAATATGTATCCTGTTTCACCATTTGCACAAATAGCGCAAATGCCAAGTTTTTTGGATTATCCAAGAGTTGAAAAACCTGATTATTTTTATAATGTAGGTCCATTTATAGACGACAATCCAACACCTATTCCTTTTCCTTTTGAAAAGTTGAACGGAAAACCACTCGTATATATTTCTTTAGGAACCATTTTAAACTTACGTCCAGATATTTTCAATCTTGTTGGTGCAAGTTTTAAAGGAATTGAGGTACAATTAGCAATTTCGTTAGGTAATAAAGACGTAGATCTTACTTTGGATGAATTTCCGCCCGAAACGATTATTGTGAGTTACGCGCCGCAAAAAGAAGTATTGGCAAAAGCAAAATTATGTATTACGCATGGCGGAATGAATACTGTAATGGACGCACTTAGTAATGCCGTTCCAGTATTGGTTGTTCCAATTTCATTTGATCAACCGGGAACTGCTGGCAGAATGAAATATTTGAATGTTGGAGAGTACATTCAATACAAGGCACTTTCAGAAGTTGCCATCAACAAAACGGTTAAAAAAATATTCTCCACCAATAGTTATTACGAAAATGCTGCAAAAATGAAAGAAAAGTTTTTGCAATTAAATGGTAGAGATCAAGCAATTAATATAATAGAAAGAACAATCAATGAACATGTTTAG
- a CDS encoding class I SAM-dependent methyltransferase has protein sequence MFSKKNISALEAQKKAMWISYAPMIFQSAKSMINLGILDAIKDSGDEGMTVDEVVKKVSLTKYGIRVLLHAGLGAEIVYLEGDKYFLTTTGHFLLSKQIAANININFVHDVCYQGMFHLEDSIVNGKPEGLKELGDWPTVYDGLSELPDHIKKSWLDLDHYFSDISYPKAFKVLNKNSFKSILDLGGNTGKFSRFLLDNTKDAVITIGDLPGQIKMAKAEFERMEYSTERIRFQPINILDDAQDLKGEFDIVWMSQFLDCFHDDDIYKILMKCKKVVKPGGSIYIQDAFWDRQRFETSAFSLQQFSLYFTAIANGRSQMYDYKTFEEIIHKAGLEVVEITDNLGISNSLLKVKIKE, from the coding sequence ATGTTTAGCAAAAAAAATATTTCAGCTTTAGAAGCACAGAAAAAAGCCATGTGGATTTCTTATGCACCTATGATATTTCAATCCGCAAAATCAATGATTAATCTCGGAATCTTAGATGCCATTAAAGATAGTGGCGACGAAGGTATGACTGTAGATGAAGTTGTAAAAAAAGTATCACTCACCAAATATGGAATACGTGTATTACTGCATGCTGGTTTAGGCGCAGAAATTGTGTATTTAGAAGGCGACAAGTATTTTTTAACTACAACTGGTCACTTTTTATTAAGCAAACAGATTGCGGCAAATATCAATATCAATTTTGTACATGATGTATGCTACCAAGGTATGTTTCACCTAGAAGATAGTATTGTAAATGGAAAACCTGAAGGACTCAAAGAACTTGGCGATTGGCCAACTGTGTACGATGGTTTGTCTGAATTACCAGATCATATCAAGAAAAGTTGGTTAGATTTAGATCATTACTTTTCAGATATATCGTATCCAAAAGCTTTTAAAGTTTTAAATAAAAATTCGTTTAAATCTATTTTAGATTTAGGTGGAAATACAGGGAAATTCTCTCGTTTCTTATTAGACAATACAAAAGATGCTGTCATTACTATTGGTGATCTCCCTGGGCAAATTAAAATGGCTAAAGCCGAATTTGAACGCATGGAATATAGCACAGAACGGATTCGTTTTCAACCAATTAATATTTTGGATGACGCGCAAGATTTAAAAGGAGAATTTGATATTGTTTGGATGAGTCAATTTTTAGATTGTTTCCATGATGATGATATTTATAAAATATTGATGAAATGTAAAAAAGTTGTCAAACCTGGAGGTTCTATTTACATACAAGATGCTTTTTGGGATCGACAACGTTTTGAAACGTCCGCTTTTTCATTGCAACAATTTTCTCTTTATTTTACAGCTATTGCCAATGGAAGAAGTCAGATGTATGATTATAAAACATTTGAAGAAATTATTCATAAAGCAGGTTTAGAAGTTGTTGAAATTACAGATAATTTAGGAATCAGTAATAGCTTACTGAAAGTGAAAATTAAAGAGTAA